In one Arthrobacter jinronghuae genomic region, the following are encoded:
- the disA gene encoding DNA integrity scanning diadenylate cyclase DisA — protein sequence MARSPEDALKATLARVAPGTELRDGLERILRGRTGALIVLGFDRAVDSICSGGFDIGIDFSPTRLRELAKMDGAIVCDRDARNILRAAVQLVPDHTIETHESGTRHRTAERVAIQTGFPVISVSQSMRIIQLYVGGLRHVLEGSEPVLARANQALATLERYRARLDQVTNSLSALEIEAMVTVRDVAVTLQRQEMVRRISEEISQYVLELGVDGRLLSLQLEELTTGLGPGSEMILRDYADLNDGKRNIEEQISTLQNMSSSEMVDLGKIASVVGFQPGQDSLEAVVQPRGYRLLSNIKSVPPAVSNRLVDHFGGLQNLMAANIDDLMTVDGIGEQRARTVREGLSRIAETSLLDRFM from the coding sequence ATGGCCCGCAGTCCCGAAGACGCGCTTAAAGCAACCCTGGCGCGGGTCGCACCCGGGACCGAGCTCCGCGACGGACTCGAGCGCATTCTACGGGGCCGCACCGGCGCCCTGATCGTCCTCGGCTTTGACCGTGCGGTGGACAGCATCTGCTCCGGCGGGTTCGATATCGGCATCGACTTCTCCCCCACCAGACTCCGGGAGCTGGCCAAAATGGACGGCGCGATCGTCTGCGACCGCGACGCCAGGAACATCCTGCGCGCGGCGGTGCAGCTGGTCCCCGACCACACCATCGAAACGCATGAATCCGGCACCCGGCACAGGACCGCCGAACGCGTGGCCATCCAGACCGGCTTCCCCGTGATTTCGGTCAGCCAGTCCATGCGGATCATCCAGCTCTACGTAGGCGGACTCCGCCACGTGCTGGAAGGATCCGAGCCGGTGCTGGCACGTGCCAACCAGGCACTGGCAACCCTGGAGCGTTACCGCGCCCGGCTGGACCAGGTCACCAACTCCCTCTCCGCATTGGAAATCGAGGCGATGGTGACGGTCCGCGACGTAGCGGTCACGCTGCAGCGCCAGGAAATGGTCCGCCGCATTTCCGAGGAAATCTCGCAGTACGTCCTCGAACTCGGGGTCGACGGCCGCCTGCTGTCCCTCCAGCTGGAGGAACTGACCACCGGCCTCGGCCCGGGCAGCGAAATGATCCTGCGCGACTATGCGGATCTGAATGACGGAAAGCGCAACATCGAGGAACAGATCTCCACGCTGCAGAACATGAGCTCGTCCGAAATGGTGGACCTGGGCAAGATTGCCTCGGTGGTCGGCTTCCAACCGGGCCAGGATTCACTCGAAGCCGTGGTGCAGCCGCGCGGCTACCGGCTCCTGAGCAATATCAAGTCGGTTCCGCCAGCGGTATCCAACCGGTTGGTGGACCACTTCGGCGGCCTGCAGAACCTGATGGCTGCGAACATCGATGACCTGATGACCGTCGACGGCATCGGCGAGCAGCGCGCCCGGACCGTCCGTGAAGGTCTCTCCCGGATCGCGGAGACCAGCCTCCTCGACCGGTTTATGTAG
- the radA gene encoding DNA repair protein RadA, whose protein sequence is MATKTARPKTANFRCSECGWTTAKWVGRCGECQAWGTVEESGEVLARTTAAAVVARPALRIGEVDATTAAYQATGVGELDRVLGGGLVPGAVILLAGEPGVGKSTLLLDVAARVAGLGRDVLYVTGEESTAQVKLRAERIGAVSENLYLSAETDLSQALGQVEQVSPGLLIVDSVQTLSSTAVDGSAGGVSQVREVAASLINAAKTRNMTTLLVGHVTKDGSIAGPRLLEHLVDVVCQFDGDRHSRLRLLRAVKNRYGPTDEVGCFDLTEDGIEGLADPSGLFVSRTKDPVSGTCITVTLEGKRPLVAEVQSLVAETGNAQARRATSGVDASRVAMLLAVLQQRASMSLAKDDSYVSTVGGVKLGEPATDLAVALAVASAKMNKPLPAQLIAFGEVGLAGEVRPVPGIARRINEAERLGFTHAVVPASPNGPGNVPSGFKVREVSTLAEALELLF, encoded by the coding sequence ATGGCAACAAAGACTGCACGGCCCAAGACCGCCAACTTCCGCTGCTCGGAATGCGGCTGGACCACGGCCAAATGGGTTGGACGCTGCGGCGAGTGCCAGGCCTGGGGAACGGTGGAGGAATCCGGCGAAGTCCTGGCCCGGACCACCGCCGCCGCCGTGGTTGCCCGTCCGGCCCTGCGGATCGGCGAGGTAGACGCGACCACCGCCGCGTACCAGGCCACCGGGGTAGGTGAACTGGACCGCGTCCTGGGTGGAGGACTGGTGCCCGGTGCGGTCATCCTGCTGGCCGGTGAGCCCGGAGTGGGTAAGTCCACCCTGCTCCTCGACGTCGCCGCCCGCGTCGCCGGCCTGGGCCGCGACGTCCTGTACGTCACCGGGGAGGAATCCACGGCGCAGGTGAAACTGCGCGCCGAGCGCATCGGCGCCGTATCGGAGAACCTCTATCTCAGTGCGGAAACGGACCTCAGCCAGGCCCTGGGCCAGGTGGAGCAGGTCTCCCCCGGGCTGCTCATTGTCGACTCCGTCCAGACCCTGAGCAGTACCGCCGTGGACGGCAGCGCCGGCGGCGTCAGCCAGGTCCGCGAGGTAGCCGCGTCTTTGATCAATGCCGCGAAGACCCGGAACATGACCACCCTGCTGGTCGGCCACGTCACCAAGGACGGTTCCATCGCCGGCCCCCGGCTGCTGGAGCACCTGGTGGACGTGGTGTGCCAGTTCGACGGCGACAGGCACTCGAGGCTGCGGCTGCTGCGTGCGGTCAAGAACCGCTACGGACCCACGGACGAGGTAGGCTGCTTCGACCTGACCGAAGACGGCATCGAAGGGCTCGCAGATCCCAGCGGACTGTTCGTTTCCCGCACCAAGGACCCGGTCTCGGGCACCTGCATCACCGTGACGCTGGAGGGCAAGCGGCCGTTGGTCGCCGAGGTCCAGTCCCTGGTCGCTGAAACCGGAAATGCCCAGGCCCGCCGTGCCACCAGCGGCGTTGACGCCTCCCGGGTAGCCATGCTGCTGGCGGTCCTGCAGCAGCGGGCCTCCATGAGCCTGGCCAAGGATGACAGTTACGTCTCCACCGTAGGCGGCGTAAAACTGGGCGAGCCGGCCACGGACCTGGCGGTGGCACTGGCTGTGGCGTCGGCGAAGATGAACAAACCGCTGCCGGCGCAGCTCATTGCTTTCGGTGAGGTTGGACTGGCCGGGGAAGTGCGTCCGGTACCCGGTATTGCGCGGCGGATCAACGAGGCCGAACGCCTCGGCTTCACCCACGCCGTCGTTCCGGCTTCCCCGAACGGACCGGGGAACGTCCCCTCCGGCTTCAAGGTCCGGGAAGTCTCCACGTTGGCCGAGGCACTGGAACTGCTCTTCTAG
- a CDS encoding FUSC family protein gives MPQRSSFAKSRGFLLNRARVGLQRSRNSVVPALQMTICAVGAYAFAEYVLGHEGPLFAATAALISLGFSREPRTRRVLEVGIGCTLGITIGEILLTLLGNGLAQAAVVLFFSVMLARFLDRGVIFTTQLGLQSLLVVLLPAPDGGVFTRSVDAIVGGVFALVVTMLAPRDPRREPKSNIRELLHELSAVLRQCSEAIAKSDSTIAWHALVRARNTQPQLDTLARSVRDAREVARISPAYRRYLAELGDLRGSIGYLDLAVRNSRVFARRTTSVINHASLDDEAIENVSEVLNETADAVDVLARALGGGEGPDARLRHLRQARNELAAVGTRLHPKSLGITDLQGDALIMLFRPLVVDLLESTGVTHEEAVTYLSEV, from the coding sequence ATGCCCCAACGCAGCTCCTTCGCCAAAAGCCGGGGTTTCCTGCTAAACCGGGCCCGCGTAGGGCTGCAGCGCAGCCGCAATTCCGTGGTTCCGGCCCTGCAAATGACCATCTGCGCCGTCGGGGCGTATGCCTTCGCCGAGTACGTGCTCGGACACGAGGGCCCGCTGTTCGCCGCGACGGCCGCCCTGATATCGCTGGGGTTCTCCCGGGAACCGCGGACCCGCCGGGTGTTGGAGGTGGGAATCGGCTGCACACTGGGCATCACCATCGGTGAAATCCTGCTCACCCTGCTGGGCAACGGCCTGGCCCAGGCCGCCGTCGTCCTCTTTTTCTCCGTGATGCTGGCCCGCTTTTTGGACCGAGGCGTCATTTTCACCACTCAGCTGGGGCTGCAGTCCCTGCTGGTGGTACTCCTGCCAGCCCCGGACGGCGGTGTCTTTACCCGCAGCGTGGACGCCATAGTCGGCGGTGTTTTTGCCCTGGTGGTGACCATGCTGGCGCCGCGGGATCCGCGCCGGGAACCGAAGTCCAACATCCGCGAGCTCCTGCACGAACTGTCTGCCGTGCTGCGGCAGTGTTCCGAAGCCATCGCCAAGAGCGATTCCACCATTGCCTGGCATGCCCTGGTCCGGGCCCGCAACACACAGCCCCAGCTGGACACCCTGGCCCGCAGCGTCCGGGACGCACGGGAAGTCGCCCGGATTTCGCCCGCCTACCGGCGGTACCTGGCGGAACTGGGCGATCTGCGCGGCTCCATCGGCTATCTGGACCTGGCGGTCCGCAACAGCCGGGTTTTCGCCCGCCGCACGACGTCGGTCATTAACCATGCATCGCTGGATGACGAGGCCATCGAGAACGTGTCGGAAGTGCTGAACGAGACCGCCGATGCCGTGGACGTCCTGGCCCGCGCGCTGGGCGGCGGTGAGGGCCCGGACGCCCGGCTCCGACACCTTCGCCAGGCCCGCAACGAGCTGGCGGCGGTGGGGACCCGCCTGCACCCGAAATCACTGGGCATCACGGACCTGCAGGGCGACGCGCTCATCATGCTCTTCCGCCCCCTCGTGGTGGACCTGCTGGAATCCACCGGAGTCACCCACGAAGAGGCGGTTACCTACCTCTCAGAGGTCTGA
- the pstS gene encoding phosphate ABC transporter substrate-binding protein PstS, giving the protein MKVSNFGRTASVLTVSAAVALGLAACGTDSAAPAPAGTGAESSVTGTLSGAGASSQDAAMQAWIAGFGAANPQASVQYSPDGSGAGREALLAGGVQFAGSDAYLDEEESVAAAEVCGPDGAIHVPVYISPIAVAFNLPGITDLNLDAATIAAIFRGEVTTWNDPAITAQNEAAELPDTAITAVHRGDESGTTKNFTEYLAEAAPEKWTDKASGEWPAGLPNGESASGTGGVISTVASTEGGITYADASAAGSLGEVSVLVGDTYVPFSADAAALAVESSTAVTGEGRPEADMAMDLDRDTAESGAYPVVLVSYHVFCTSYEDQQTVDLVRAFGNYVVSDEGQAAASDAAGSAPLSESLRSRAQAALETIQVRS; this is encoded by the coding sequence GTGAAGGTTTCGAATTTCGGCCGCACTGCATCCGTTCTAACCGTTTCCGCTGCCGTTGCCCTGGGCCTCGCGGCCTGCGGCACCGACAGTGCGGCGCCGGCCCCGGCCGGTACCGGTGCGGAAAGCTCCGTCACCGGCACGCTTTCCGGTGCCGGTGCGTCCTCCCAGGACGCGGCCATGCAGGCTTGGATTGCGGGCTTTGGCGCCGCCAATCCGCAGGCATCCGTGCAGTATTCACCGGACGGCTCGGGTGCCGGCAGGGAAGCGCTGCTGGCCGGGGGTGTCCAGTTTGCCGGGTCCGATGCCTACCTTGATGAAGAAGAAAGCGTTGCGGCCGCGGAGGTCTGCGGTCCCGACGGCGCCATCCACGTTCCCGTCTACATCTCGCCGATCGCCGTGGCCTTCAATCTTCCCGGCATAACGGACCTGAACCTCGACGCAGCCACCATTGCAGCGATCTTCCGCGGCGAGGTCACCACCTGGAATGACCCGGCCATCACCGCGCAGAACGAAGCAGCGGAGCTGCCGGACACTGCCATCACGGCGGTGCACCGCGGTGACGAATCCGGCACCACCAAGAACTTCACCGAGTACCTGGCCGAAGCAGCACCCGAAAAGTGGACGGATAAGGCATCAGGTGAATGGCCGGCCGGGCTGCCGAACGGGGAAAGCGCCTCCGGCACCGGCGGCGTCATTTCCACGGTGGCCTCCACCGAGGGCGGCATCACCTATGCCGACGCGTCGGCGGCCGGGTCCCTGGGCGAGGTCAGCGTCTTGGTGGGCGATACCTACGTACCGTTCAGTGCCGACGCCGCCGCACTCGCCGTCGAATCGTCCACAGCAGTGACAGGGGAGGGTCGTCCGGAAGCGGATATGGCCATGGACCTGGACCGTGACACGGCGGAGTCGGGTGCCTATCCCGTGGTGCTGGTGAGTTACCACGTGTTCTGCACCAGCTACGAGGACCAGCAGACCGTGGACCTGGTCCGTGCCTTCGGCAACTACGTAGTCAGCGACGAAGGCCAGGCTGCCGCGTCCGACGCCGCGGGCAGCGCGCCGCTCTCCGAGAGCCTCCGGAGCCGGGCCCAAGCGGCACTGGAAACCATCCAGGTGCGTTCCTAG
- the pstC gene encoding phosphate ABC transporter permease subunit PstC yields MSSKSITGEGGAGRAGDKIFSGITVTAGCLILFVLFCVAVFLMWQALPTFMADPADISGGGGFGQYILPLVIGTVIAALIALLIATPVGIGVALFISHYAPRRLAQGLGYLVDLLAAIPSVVYGAWGMTVLAPALVGPYNWLAENVGWIPIFAGPASQTGKTMLTAGIVLSVMVLPIITSLTREIFLQTPKLHEEAALAMGATRWEMIRMAVFPFARPGVISAVMLGLGRALGETMAVALVLSSGGLIASLIRPGNQTIAAEIALNFPEAFGLRLSELIAAGLVLFLITLAVNVVARWIISRHKEFSGAN; encoded by the coding sequence GTGTCCAGCAAGTCCATAACGGGAGAAGGCGGCGCGGGCCGCGCCGGAGACAAGATCTTCTCCGGCATTACGGTGACAGCCGGCTGCCTGATCCTGTTCGTCCTGTTCTGCGTGGCGGTTTTCCTGATGTGGCAGGCGCTGCCCACGTTCATGGCCGATCCGGCGGACATCTCCGGCGGCGGCGGGTTCGGCCAGTACATCCTGCCGCTGGTCATCGGAACCGTCATTGCGGCACTTATCGCGCTGCTGATCGCCACACCGGTGGGAATCGGCGTCGCCCTGTTTATCTCCCACTATGCCCCGCGGCGGCTCGCGCAGGGACTGGGTTACCTGGTGGACCTGCTCGCCGCCATCCCGTCGGTGGTCTACGGCGCCTGGGGCATGACTGTGCTGGCCCCGGCGCTGGTGGGTCCGTACAACTGGCTGGCTGAAAACGTCGGGTGGATTCCGATTTTCGCCGGTCCGGCCAGCCAGACCGGCAAAACCATGCTCACGGCCGGAATTGTGCTTTCCGTGATGGTGCTGCCGATCATTACCTCCCTTACCCGGGAAATCTTCCTGCAGACGCCAAAGCTGCACGAGGAAGCGGCCCTGGCCATGGGCGCCACCCGCTGGGAAATGATCCGGATGGCTGTTTTCCCGTTCGCCCGTCCCGGCGTCATCAGTGCCGTCATGCTGGGGTTGGGCCGGGCGCTGGGCGAAACCATGGCGGTGGCTTTGGTGCTCTCCTCCGGCGGGCTGATCGCCAGCCTGATCCGGCCGGGGAACCAGACCATCGCCGCCGAGATCGCCCTGAACTTCCCTGAAGCGTTCGGGCTCCGGCTCTCGGAACTGATCGCTGCCGGGCTCGTGCTGTTCCTGATCACGCTGGCGGTCAACGTGGTTGCCCGTTGGATCATCAGCCGCCACAAAGAATTCTCGGGAGCCAACTGA
- the pstA gene encoding phosphate ABC transporter permease PstA yields MLDTTSALSRPGSLLTKNRLPRYTPWIVLAAALILGAALSALIGFSVTSFAIFTAVLFVIGGTVVTWVVEGKRHAVDRLATNLVCGAFLLALLPLVSVIFTVLVRGLPGLSPDFLLTSMGGMTGAVDNATVDNGTAVLGGAYHGIVGTLLITFWATVISVPVGLLAAVYLVEYSRGGTLSRAITFFVDVMTGIPSIVAGLFAAAFFGLVFGPGTRTGFVAAVALSVLMIPVVVRSTEEMLKIVPNELREASYALGVRKWRTILKVVVPTAISGIASGVTLAIARVIGETAPLLVTAGFVNTINFNAFAGWMSTLPTFIYRQLMSPTSPTNTDPSTQRAWAAALILIIMVMLLNLGARLIARIFAPRTSR; encoded by the coding sequence ATGCTCGATACAACCTCCGCCCTCAGCCGTCCGGGGTCCCTGCTGACCAAGAACAGGCTGCCCCGCTATACGCCCTGGATCGTGCTCGCCGCTGCCTTGATCCTGGGTGCGGCACTGTCCGCGCTCATCGGTTTCTCCGTCACGTCCTTCGCAATCTTCACCGCCGTGCTTTTCGTCATCGGCGGCACGGTTGTCACCTGGGTCGTCGAGGGCAAGCGGCACGCAGTGGACCGCCTCGCCACGAACCTGGTCTGCGGTGCCTTCCTGCTGGCGCTGCTGCCGCTGGTATCGGTGATCTTCACCGTCCTGGTCCGCGGCCTGCCCGGCCTCAGCCCGGACTTCCTGCTCACCTCCATGGGCGGCATGACCGGCGCCGTGGACAACGCCACGGTGGACAACGGGACCGCGGTGCTGGGCGGCGCCTACCACGGCATTGTGGGCACCCTGCTGATCACCTTCTGGGCCACGGTCATCTCGGTGCCCGTGGGGCTGCTGGCCGCTGTCTACCTGGTGGAATACAGCCGTGGCGGAACACTTTCGCGGGCCATAACGTTCTTTGTGGATGTGATGACCGGTATCCCCTCGATTGTGGCGGGCCTGTTTGCCGCCGCGTTCTTCGGGCTCGTCTTCGGACCGGGCACCCGCACCGGCTTCGTTGCCGCCGTCGCCCTCTCCGTGCTGATGATCCCGGTGGTGGTCCGCTCCACCGAGGAAATGCTCAAGATCGTGCCCAACGAACTCCGGGAGGCCTCCTACGCCCTGGGCGTGCGTAAGTGGCGGACCATCCTGAAGGTAGTGGTGCCCACCGCGATTTCCGGCATTGCCTCGGGCGTCACCCTGGCGATTGCCCGCGTGATCGGGGAAACGGCACCGCTGCTGGTCACCGCCGGTTTCGTCAACACCATCAACTTCAACGCGTTTGCGGGCTGGATGAGCACGCTGCCCACCTTTATCTACCGGCAGTTGATGAGCCCCACCTCCCCGACCAATACAGATCCGAGTACCCAGCGGGCCTGGGCGGCCGCACTGATCCTGATCATCATGGTGATGCTGCTGAACCTGGGCGCCCGCCTGATCGCCCGGATCTTCGCCCCCCGGACCTCCCGCTAG
- the pstB gene encoding phosphate ABC transporter ATP-binding protein PstB, whose translation MSKRIDVKDLNVYYGNFLAVQDVNINIEPRSVTAFIGPSGCGKSTFLRTLNRMHEVLPGARVEGEVLLDGENLYGPGVDPVTVRSHVGMVFQRPNPFPTMSIRDNVLAGVKLNNKRISKSDADDLVEKSLTGANLWKEVRDRLDKPGSGLSGGQQQRLCIARAIAVSPEVILMDEPCSALDPISTLAIEDLIEELKSDYTVVIVTHNMQQAARVSDKTAFFNIAGTGKPGRLIEYADTPVIFSNPAEQATEDYVSGRFG comes from the coding sequence ATGTCCAAGCGCATCGACGTCAAAGACCTGAATGTCTATTACGGCAATTTCCTTGCCGTCCAGGACGTCAACATCAACATTGAACCCCGCTCCGTGACCGCCTTCATCGGCCCCTCGGGCTGCGGCAAGTCCACCTTCCTGCGCACCCTGAACCGGATGCACGAGGTGCTTCCCGGCGCACGTGTCGAAGGTGAAGTGCTGCTGGACGGGGAGAACCTCTACGGCCCCGGCGTTGACCCTGTGACCGTTCGCAGCCACGTGGGCATGGTGTTCCAGCGGCCCAACCCGTTCCCCACCATGTCCATCCGGGACAACGTCCTGGCAGGCGTGAAGCTGAACAACAAGCGCATCTCGAAATCCGACGCCGATGACCTGGTGGAAAAGTCCCTGACCGGCGCCAACCTCTGGAAAGAGGTCCGTGACCGCCTGGACAAGCCCGGCTCCGGGCTCTCCGGCGGCCAGCAACAGCGCCTGTGCATAGCCCGCGCCATAGCGGTGTCCCCGGAGGTGATCCTGATGGACGAGCCGTGCTCCGCCCTGGACCCCATCTCGACGCTGGCCATTGAGGACCTCATCGAGGAACTCAAGAGTGACTACACGGTGGTTATCGTCACGCACAACATGCAGCAGGCGGCGCGGGTGTCGGACAAGACGGCGTTCTTCAACATCGCCGGCACCGGCAAGCCCGGCCGGCTGATCGAATACGCCGATACCCCGGTCATCTTCAGCAACCCCGCCGAGCAGGCCACGGAAGACTACGTTTCCGGACGCTTCGGATAA
- a CDS encoding inorganic phosphate transporter: MAALLLAGVVLLAGAYAFLNGFHDASNSVATSVRTRALTPTVAIVLAAGFNLLGALVSTTLAVALTVRFVDLPAGPEGLGILIAGLLAACGWGVWTWWRRMPSSSTSALVGGLVGSGAASTLVGGQNIAESYRLIWEQIALPLLLSPVIAFVLAYLLVFPATWLMRYSSPRRGDAGNRIAQSVFTSAFSLGHGIQDGQRTMAVVVLALLAAGQTVETGIPFWVQLFAALALAGGTLFGGWRITHTLGYRLVRMDPLRGMSAQAVSSAMLFLGALWLHIPLSSTQTMTSAIVGAGTNQRFSTVRFIPLREILVTWLVTAPVTALLGGILLLALSPLL, encoded by the coding sequence GTGGCGGCCCTCCTCCTGGCCGGCGTCGTCCTGCTCGCCGGAGCCTATGCCTTCCTCAACGGCTTCCATGACGCCTCCAACTCGGTGGCCACCTCCGTTCGTACACGGGCACTGACCCCCACCGTGGCCATTGTGCTGGCCGCCGGCTTCAATCTCCTGGGTGCGCTGGTGAGCACCACACTGGCCGTTGCCCTGACCGTCCGGTTCGTGGATCTTCCGGCCGGACCCGAGGGCCTCGGCATTCTGATTGCCGGGCTGCTGGCGGCCTGCGGATGGGGCGTGTGGACCTGGTGGCGGCGGATGCCGTCGTCATCCACTTCCGCCCTGGTGGGCGGGCTGGTGGGTTCCGGCGCGGCCTCAACCCTGGTGGGCGGGCAGAACATAGCCGAGTCCTACCGGCTGATCTGGGAGCAGATAGCCCTGCCGCTGCTGCTGTCCCCCGTGATCGCCTTTGTACTGGCTTACCTCCTGGTTTTCCCGGCCACGTGGCTGATGCGTTACAGCTCTCCGCGCCGCGGGGACGCCGGAAACCGGATAGCGCAGTCCGTCTTCACCTCCGCCTTCTCCCTGGGGCACGGAATCCAGGACGGGCAGCGGACCATGGCCGTGGTGGTGCTTGCCCTGCTGGCCGCAGGGCAGACCGTTGAAACCGGCATTCCCTTCTGGGTGCAGCTGTTTGCGGCGCTGGCCCTGGCCGGCGGCACGCTCTTCGGCGGCTGGCGGATCACGCACACGCTGGGGTACCGACTGGTCCGGATGGACCCGCTGCGGGGCATGAGCGCCCAGGCGGTCAGCTCCGCCATGCTGTTCCTTGGGGCGCTCTGGCTGCACATTCCGCTTTCGAGCACCCAGACCATGACGTCCGCCATCGTCGGCGCCGGTACCAACCAGCGCTTTTCCACCGTCCGCTTCATCCCGCTGCGGGAAATCCTCGTCACCTGGCTGGTCACGGCGCCCGTAACCGCACTGCTCGGCGGGATCCTGCTGCTGGCCCTCAGCCCGCTCCTGTAG
- a CDS encoding DUF47 domain-containing protein: MASQLLRGTGVLAEILGAEPDEFERLTEQLHQIDAETTDLHFALMTQMRTSFINPLPREDLYELSLLLMSAMECLDASAETISLYKLTGVSRRASEQLEVIGRQAELTAAAMRRLASLEDLEEYWIEMLRLARRAERSRRIWVAELMREYKPMAYARHRDLADQLSGTSVQLRLAATFVGGVLVRES; the protein is encoded by the coding sequence ATGGCGTCACAACTGCTGCGCGGCACCGGCGTGCTGGCGGAGATCCTCGGGGCCGAGCCGGATGAGTTCGAGCGTCTCACCGAGCAGCTGCATCAGATCGATGCCGAAACCACCGATCTGCACTTTGCGCTGATGACGCAGATGCGGACCAGCTTCATCAACCCGCTCCCCCGTGAAGACCTCTATGAGCTTTCCCTGCTCCTGATGTCCGCCATGGAGTGCCTGGACGCCTCAGCGGAAACCATTTCCCTCTACAAGCTCACAGGGGTTTCCCGGCGGGCTTCCGAGCAGCTGGAAGTCATCGGCCGGCAGGCTGAGCTGACCGCCGCTGCCATGCGCCGGCTCGCTTCGCTGGAGGACCTGGAAGAGTACTGGATCGAAATGCTTCGGCTGGCCCGGCGGGCCGAGCGGTCCCGCCGGATCTGGGTGGCGGAACTGATGCGTGAGTACAAGCCCATGGCCTATGCCCGGCACCGGGACCTCGCCGACCAGCTTTCGGGAACCTCGGTGCAACTGCGTCTGGCGGCCACATTCGTGGGCGGCGTCCTCGTCCGGGAATCCTAG
- a CDS encoding CDGSH iron-sulfur domain-containing protein — protein MTAPAAGPVDAEDATQDALTEADAEQADVQAEEEETDAWKTREGAAPASIVACPNGPLLVRGDFEIVTPDGVPVPRDRETVALCRCGGSAIKPYCDGTHKLMKFDTARRRPVPAPARKAAEEA, from the coding sequence GTGACGGCTCCGGCAGCCGGCCCGGTAGACGCCGAGGACGCCACGCAGGATGCGCTGACGGAGGCGGACGCCGAGCAAGCGGACGTCCAGGCGGAGGAGGAGGAGACCGACGCGTGGAAGACGCGGGAAGGAGCCGCTCCCGCTTCCATCGTGGCCTGCCCCAACGGTCCCCTGCTGGTCCGCGGCGACTTTGAGATTGTCACGCCTGACGGGGTTCCCGTACCCCGTGACCGGGAAACCGTTGCCCTGTGCCGGTGCGGCGGTTCGGCCATCAAGCCGTACTGCGACGGCACCCATAAGTTGATGAAGTTCGATACCGCCCGCCGTCGTCCGGTTCCGGCACCGGCGCGCAAGGCGGCGGAAGAAGCGTAA
- a CDS encoding iron-containing redox enzyme family protein, with protein sequence MKIPAPRGPVSATLIDLLRNRGGTGHANAYGSLNLLLDEALAATADLLRDEDLQLTLFCLYELHYSGLDGVEDAAEWDPELIRVRARLETAFEDVLRRAVPVPELPAPESEAVAETLFRLAADDDGPSVSRFVASKASVEQLREFLILRSVYQLKEADPHSWAIPRLPVGRAKAALIEIQADEYGGGRVERMHSKLFGTTMEGLGLDSGYGYYIDQVPALTLASSNAMSLFGLNRRLRGAIAGHLAAFEMTSSIPNSFYARGFRRHGFSDDVTYYFDEHVEADAVHEQIAARDLAGGLAEAEPDLLADIIFGAATVLAIDALLGEEQLNAWQAGESALLPLVNDGGPAAPAVTAAAGGVTS encoded by the coding sequence ATGAAGATTCCCGCCCCGAGAGGGCCTGTCAGCGCCACCTTGATCGACCTCCTCCGGAACCGCGGCGGAACAGGTCACGCCAACGCCTACGGTTCATTGAACCTGCTGTTGGACGAAGCACTGGCTGCCACTGCGGATCTGCTCCGTGATGAAGACCTCCAGCTGACCCTGTTCTGCCTGTACGAGCTGCATTACAGCGGACTGGACGGAGTTGAGGATGCCGCCGAGTGGGATCCCGAACTGATCCGCGTGCGGGCACGGCTGGAGACGGCCTTCGAGGATGTGCTGCGCCGCGCGGTGCCCGTCCCCGAGCTGCCCGCGCCCGAGAGCGAGGCCGTAGCGGAGACCCTCTTCCGTCTGGCAGCCGACGACGACGGCCCCAGCGTTTCCCGGTTTGTCGCCAGCAAGGCCAGCGTGGAACAGCTTCGTGAGTTCCTGATCCTGCGCTCGGTCTACCAACTGAAGGAAGCGGATCCGCACAGCTGGGCCATTCCGCGCCTGCCGGTGGGCCGCGCAAAGGCAGCGCTGATCGAAATCCAGGCCGATGAGTACGGCGGCGGGCGAGTGGAACGGATGCACTCGAAGCTGTTCGGCACCACCATGGAGGGCCTGGGCCTGGATTCCGGCTACGGATACTACATTGACCAGGTTCCCGCCCTGACCCTGGCGTCCTCCAACGCCATGTCGCTCTTCGGGCTGAACCGCCGGCTGCGCGGCGCCATTGCGGGGCATCTGGCGGCGTTCGAGATGACGTCCTCGATCCCCAACTCGTTCTACGCCCGCGGGTTCCGCCGGCACGGCTTCAGCGACGATGTCACCTACTACTTCGACGAACACGTGGAAGCGGATGCCGTGCACGAACAGATTGCCGCCAGGGACCTCGCCGGCGGTTTGGCCGAGGCTGAGCCCGACCTGCTCGCCGACATCATCTTCGGTGCCGCGACCGTACTGGCCATCGATGCCTTGCTCGGCGAGGAGCAGCTGAATGCCTGGCAGGCAGGCGAGTCCGCGCTGCTGCCCCTGGTGAACGACGGCGGGCCGGCAGCGCCGGCCGTAACGGCTGCGGCCGGCGGAGTAACCTCGTGA